A region of Toxorhynchites rutilus septentrionalis strain SRP chromosome 1, ASM2978413v1, whole genome shotgun sequence DNA encodes the following proteins:
- the LOC129761954 gene encoding uncharacterized protein LOC129761954, with the protein MEIQSEIVIPSQNDLHHEKQAVLSMNILEAICSTACVGVHLYALVKHPVLYRGEMLFFGVYLGYALLSTFSCLSLCRGNVTLNYVSEAVVSFVGWFGFVVCGFFAVLNVDYNVRNHLSHSHDRLESIFSMLTSGLFLMHGSFMLDVLGVLENMLGTVSVASLRSDDGRARQRLKLKPFWMFDFRGFFKRLLYRAPNTD; encoded by the exons ATGGAGATTCAAAGCGAAATAGTAATTCCCTCTCAGAACGATCTTCATCATGAAAAGCAAGCCGTActatcaatgaatattttggaagCA ATCTGCAGTACCGCTTGCGTTGGAGTGCATTTGTACGCTCTGGTGAAACACCCGGTACTGTATCGTGGTGAAATGCTATTTTTCGGAGTGTACCTGGGATATGCCCTGCTGTCCACATTCTCCTGTTTGTCACTGTGCCGGGGTAATGTCACGCTCAATTACGTCTCCGAGGCGGTAGTATCGTTCGTCGGATGGTTTGGATTCGTAGTGTGTGGATTTTTCGCGGTGCTCAACGTGGATTACAACGTACGGAATCATCTGTCCCACAGCCACGACCGGTTGGAGAGTATTTTTTCGATGCTGACCTCGGGTTTGTTCCTCATGCATGGCTCATTCATGCTGGACGTTCTGGGCGTCTTGGAAAATATGCTCGGAACGGTCTCTGTCGCATCTTTACGCAGCGATGACGGGAGAGCTCGTCAACGCCTAAAATTGAAGCCATTCTGGATGTTCGACTTCAGAGGCTTTTTTAAAAGATTGCTGTATCGTGCACCTAACACAGATTGA